CTTCCAGTCATCCTGCAGGAATCCATACAGCGCGTACTGGTTGCCGTCGAACAGGCCGGTGCCGGCGCCGCGCAGCGCGCCATTGAAGCCGGTAGGCACCACGTCGTTCACCAGCTCGCTCAGATTGGCGTAGTCCCATTCACCGCGCGAGCGGGGCAAAAAATCAGACGGAGCGATGTAACGCCGATACTCCGGTCCGAACTTGAAGGTATGGTTCCCCTTCACGATGGTGGTGATGTTCAGCGCCTGGTAGTTGTTCTGGGTGTAGCTCTGCGGCGAATTGCCTTCCGGCCCGATGTTGAGACCAAGGGTGTCGATCTCAGCGTTGGGGAAGTTGGCAAATGGGGTCGGGACAGTGAACGCCTGCACAAAGCGTGAGTACGAGAAGCGAATATCGTTGACGACATGAGGCGTAATGGAAAAGGCATCGGTCAGGATGGCCTTGCGGGTGTCAGCCGCGATATCGCCGGTGAACTGCGCTTGGGGCGTATCCGGGTTCACGTTGGGCGTACGAGCCCGGTCCCACAAGAAGCGCGCGCGGATCGCGTGCTTCCCCAGGTTCACGTCTCCGTTGATGTTGAAGGTGTGATCGTTGGAGAAGTTAGGCGCTGCCGGCTGGATGGGGCCGATGGGAATGGCGACGCCATTGACCACCTCACTGCCGTTCGCCACCGGCGCGGTGGGGAACTGGGCCAGTATGTCGCGCACCTGCGGGCTGGCGGCCATGGAGGTCAACGCAGCCAGTCCCGCCGGGGTGGGCGAAAGCTGCGCGACCGCCGCCGACGACAGGCCGATGCCGGTGAACTGATAGGCGCCGAAAATGAAGATCTTGTTCTTGACGATCGGACCGCCGATCAGGCCGCCCGCGCGGTTGCGGTCGACGCGCCGTGGCTCGGTGAGTCCGACTCCTTTTTCAAGGTTGTCCATGGCGTTGAAGTTACGGTTGTTGTTGAAGCCGAATGCGGCGCCGTGCCAGTTGTTCGTGCCCGACTTCGTGATGACGTTGAACTGTCCACCGGCGGAATGGCTCTGCTCGGCGGTGAAGGCGTTGGTGACCAGTTGAAAGTCGTTCACCGCCTCGGGAATCACGTCGGTCGTGTGTCCGGTCACGTCGATGCGGTTGTCGTCAACGCCGTCGATATTGAAGCTGTTGAGACGCGGACGGGCGCCGCCGATCGAGCCGCCTTCACCCAGAACGCCGGCGCCCTGGGACGTAGTATTGGGCGCCAGCAGCGCCAGGTTGAGCGGACCCCCGCCGAGTCCCGGGCTGGGTAGATCAGCGACGGCCTTGGAGCTGAAGTCGTTGCTGAGCTGGTAGGTATTGGTCTGCACGACGGGCGCGCCAGCCGTGACCTCCACGGTCGTGGTCGCCGAGGCGAGCTGCATTCTGGCGTCGGCCGTCGTGGGCTGGTTGGGCAGCACTTGCACGTCTTTGCGCTCAAACTTGGCAAAGTTGGGCGCGCTGACGGTCACGGTGTACATGCCCGGCAGGACGTTCGAGAAAACAAAGATGCCCGCCGACGTCGTCTTGGTCGTAGTGGCAACACCCGTCTGCTGGTTGGTGGCTGTCACGTCTGCGCTGGGCACGACTGCGCCGGTCTGGTCCAACACCGTGCCGCGCAGGGTGCCGGCTATCTGTTGTGACCAGGCAGCAACACACAACAACATTGTGATCAGCACAATTGATATTGCGTACGGCTTACCTTTCATTGGTTGTCCTCCGGGAGGAGCGGGCGGGCGGCGAACCGCGCGACCGGCAGCCTCGTGGTAGCAGCGGCCATGGAGGGCCGCCGGCGGGTTAGACCGGCTGACCGAATCCGTAGGCCGCTCGTTGTTGAACAGATGACCAGGGCCAGGCGAGACCCTGGCGGGCAGGAGCGATAACGACCACGCTCTTCGTGGAGCGAAATAAGGCCGGAAGCGGCGAAGACTGAGGAAGTCGTCCAGAGAGACAGCACCATGGTTCGGCCCTCTGGGCTCCACCGCCGGACGAGGGGAACGCGGTGGCGCGCAGATTACTCACCCTTCGTGGTGCACGCCCCTTGCCAGCGGGGAGAACAAACCGCGCCCGTAGGATGAACGACTTAGGGCTGGTAAGGTGAATCCAGTAGCAGCTCACTCCGGGAAAATGGAAAAAGCAGAGTTGCCGCCTTTGGAATTGCGGAGCGGCGCCGGAATGGAAGTTTTTACCCGTTTACTCTCACCGGCGTCGGCGCGGGTCATTCGGACGAGCGCTCGGACTTGCGCCGGCGGTGGTAGCGCATGGCCACGTTTACGTACACAGCGCCGTGGTCCGTGGTGAAACACATGACCAGCGCCTCGGTGTCCTCCGAGCCGGCGAGTCCGGCTTCCTGCGCGTGCCGGGCGGGTGGATGCACCTTGAAGCGAAAACCCTGATCGTTGAGCGCGGTGACGGCGTTGCCGATGACCAGGTTCGCCAGTTCGCAGACGGCCTCGGGCAGCATCTCGTCGGTGGGCTCGGCGTCGCTGCCGAGCTGCTGCAGTACCCGCGAAGCGACGGGCGGTTCCATGTCGACGATCACGCGGCCCTCGATCTCGCCGGTGATCTCGACGATGGCGGCGAGACCTTTGCGGCGATACGTCTCTTCGTCCATGCTGACGTCACCGACCTGCGGCGGCGCCTGCATGGTCTGGGCGAGCACGGCGTCGGCTGCGTTGATGAAGGGCTGAATGAGTTCCATTCTCATGAGCGCACGCTCACCGCGGCGGTCTGGGCGGCCGTATCGTTGATCACGTACTTCAGCACTTCATAAAGGATGGAAGGGTTGACCGGCTTCTGCACGAAGTGGCGCGCGCCCTTCTGCAGCGCGGTCACGATGTTTTCCTGGTAGCCGACCGATGACACCATGACCACGCGCGCCCTGGGATCGAAGTCGATGATGCGCTGCAGCGCCTCCAGTCCCTCGACCTTGGGCATGGTGATGTCCATCAGCACGACGTCGGGCGTGCAGCGCCGATATTCGGCCAGGGCGGCGGCGCCGTCGCCGGCTTCGCCCACCACTTCGACGCCGAACGAGTTCAGCATCTTGGCCAGGTTCTTGCGCGCGAAGATGGAGTCATCCACCACCAGGCAGCGCACCGGGTGTCCGTCATTGGATTGCAGAGGCGCGTACTCCATAAAAACCCCCAAAAGCAGTCTCCAGTTTCCAGTTTCAAGTTTCCAGTAAAACCAGCCGCCAACCCGTTGCTTGCCGGGTTCGTGCCTTCCCGCCCCAGCACCCCTTAAAACTTGAAACTCGAAACCGCTTCATTCGTTGGCCGCGCGTGCCACCGGCAAACACTGCGCGATGATGGCGTTGGCCATCGCCTCGAGCGGCACTACGCGCGCGGCAAAACCGCGCTCGATGGCTGCCTTCGGCATGCCATACACCACGCAAGATTTTTCGTCCTGGGCGATGGTCAGCCCGCCCGCGGTCTTCACCGCGCCCATGCCCTCGGCGCCGTCCTCGCCCATGCCGGTGAGCAACACGGCCATGGCGCGCGGGCCGAATGTCTCGGCCACACTCTGAAACAGGGCGTTCGCTGAAGGACGGTGGCCGCCGATCTTCAAATCGTCGCCCAGCGCGACCACGTCGCCCAGCGACATGCGGCGGACGCGCAGGTGCCGATTGCCGGGGCACACGAGCACACGGCCGGCGAGCAGCAGGTCGCCGGATTGCGCCTCCTTTACTTCCAGCGCGCAGGTTTCGTTGAGCCGGCGGGCAAACATCTCGGTAAAGCCCTCGGGCATGTGCTGCACGACCAGAAGCGCGGCGGGTAAGTCCGCCGGAAGCTGCGCCAGCACGAACTGAAGCGCGTTCGGGCCGCCGGTGGACGCGGCGATGGCAACCACCCTGTCGGGCCGGCGGCTCGCATCCGGGCGCGGGCGGCGCGGCGACGCGGCGCGAACAGCGTCGGGCAGGCGCAGCGCGGGAGGCGATTCGATCTGGGCGGCGGCCTTGATCTTACGCACGAGGTCGGCGGCGATTTCGCCCATGCCGGCGGTGACGTTCTCCGGCTTGGCGATGAAATCGACTGCGCCCAGCGCGAGCGCGTTCAGCGTGGCCGTGGCGCCCTCGGTGCTGTGCGCGCTCACCACGATGACCGGCAGGCGCCGCCGGCGCATGATCTCGCGGAGCGTTTCGATCCCGCTCATCCGCGGCATTTCCAGGTCGAGCGTGACCACGTCGGGCTTGAGCTCTTCGATCTTCCTCAGGGCGAAAGCGCCGTCCATCGCGGTGCCGGCGACCTCGATCGCCGGATCGCCCGCGAGCAGCTCGGGAATGAACTTGCGCATGAGCGCCGAGTCGTCAACTACGAGGACGCGAACGGGGCGCGACGTTGTTCGAATGCCGCCGGTCATGGGCGCACCCCCAGGTCGCCGGACGACGCGGATTTGCGTGCCTCGCCTTGCTCCGCTGCGACCGAGAAGTGCGCCAGGCGTTGCGCCACCGCGGCGAGGTTCAGGATGAGCACCACGCGGCCGTCGCCGAGCACAGATGCGCCGCTGACCAGGTCGGTGGCCACGAGCTTGTCGTCGAAACTCTTCACCACCAGCTCTTCTTCGCCGTGCATGCCGTCTACCACGAGGCCGATCTTGCGGTCGCCGAGAGCGACCACCACCACGAAGAAGCGGCGGCGCGCGACATTGGCTGACGCGGCCAGGCGGTCCATCCGGATGAGGGTGATCACCTGTTCGCGGAGGTGGAGCACTTCATGCTGTTCCACGCGATGAATGTCGGCTTCGCCGGCGCGCGTGATTTCGACAACCGACGACAGCGGCACGGCATAGAGGCGCTCGCCTGAGCGAAACAGCAGCGCCTTGATGATGGCCAGCGTCAGCGGCACCCGCACGCGGACCGTGGTGCCGCGTCCGGGCTCGCTTTCCAGCGAGACCGTTCCTTTGAGCGAGTGGACTACGCTGCGCACCACGTCCATGCCGACGCCGCGCCCGGAAACTTCACTGATCTGGGAAGCGGTGCTGAAGCCGGGCTGGAAGATGAGATCGAGCGCCTCGCTGTCACTCAAGCGCCCGGCGGCAGCGGCGGAGAGCAGCTTCTTTTCGACCGCGCGGGCGCGCAGGCGCGCAGGGTCGAGGCCGCGTCCGTCGTCGCTGATCTCGATAACCACAAAGCCGGCCTGATGAAACGCGTTCATGCGCACTTTGCCCTGGGGCGGCTTGCCGGCAGCGGCGCGCTCCTGGGGGGTCTCGATGCCGTGGTCCACGGCGTTGCGCACCACGTGCATCACCGGCTCGGGAAGCGCGTCGAGAATGGTTTTGTCGAGCTCGGTGCGTTCGCCGCCCATCTCCAAAGCCACGTCTTTGCCGCAGAACCGCGCGGTGTCGCGCACGATGCGCGGCACCCGGCGGAAGAGCTGGCGCAGCTCGACCATGCGGATCTTCATGACCGATTTCTGCAACTGGTTCAGCACGCGGCTGTGAAAGGCCATGGCGTCGGCCAGCCGCCCGCGCAGGGGATGGCGGCGGTCGATGTGTTCGCCGGCTTCGTGCACGGCCTGCTGCAGCACCGAGCGGGCGATGATCAGCTCGCCGAGCAGGTTCATGACCGAGTCGATGCGTTCGGCCTCCACCCTCAGCAGCGGCGAGAGCGATGCAGGCGCCGGCTCGGCGGCTTCGGGTTCGGCCTTCGCCGCCGCAACCGAAGCGGCGGCAGCGTGATCGGCTGCCTGCCAGGGCTCGACGTCTACTTGCGAAATCAAGGCGGGCACGCGGCACTGCCGCGCGATGGCGTGTGCGTCGCGATCGGTGGCGACGACCGCGTGGAGAGCATTGATGCCGGCGATGTCGTCACCCTCATGCGGACGAACCGCCAGCACCAGCCCCAGCGACTGCAGCGCGCGCCGGCCGAGCTCGAACGCGGCGGCAGGCAGCGCGCATTGGGGATCGAGGTGCAAGGTAAGGGCAACCACGCGTTTGCCCGCGGACTGCGCGTTGCCGAAGGTGAGCCGTTCGTATTCGGTCCATTGCGGCGCGCCGGCGGCGGCCGGAGCGGGCTCGCTCTCCGTACGACGCTGCGGCTTCGCCGCGGAGCTGCGCAATTGCGCCACACGCCCGCGCAAGGCGGTTGCGGGGGCCGGCTGCGCCCCGCTGCGGTAGGCCGCGAGCATGCACTCAAACGCGTCGGTGCTGGCCAGGACGAGCTCGATGACTTCGCTCTTGGCGGGCAGCGCTTCGGGATCGAGCGCGTCTTCCAGCTCGTGCGCCAATTCGGTGACTTCACGGAAGCCGCACACGGCCGAATCGCCCTTGAGCGTGTGCACGGCGCGGCGGATGCTGCGAATGAGTTCGGGATGCGCGCCTTTGGCCTCGAGCGCCAGCGCGTCTTCGCTGAGCGAATGCAGGATTTCCTGGGCGCTCTCGAAGAACACCTGGCGAAGCTCGGCCATGCGCTGCTCGTCGCGCTTCATTCCGGCGGCTCCATGCGCTGATAAGCAGTTCCGCCGCACTGGTGGACGATGCGGAACTTCTCGGTGAGCGGCAGCAGCGTTTCCGCGTGGCCGATGAACAGGTAGCCGCCGGGCGCGAGGCAGCGGTGGAATTTTTCCGTCAGGCGTTTCTGCTCGGCCGCGTCGAAGTAGATCATGACGTTGCGGCAGAAGATGAAGTCGTGACGCTGCGGCAGGAACCCGGCCTTCAGGTTGTGGAAGTCGAAGTGCACGATCTTCTTCAGCGCATCCTTGACCGCCGACTTTTCTCCCACGCGGTCGAAGAAGCGCAGGCGATAGCTGTAGTCCACTGCCTCCATCTGCGATTGCGTGTAGAGGCCTTCCGCGGCGGCGCGCAGCACCGAGTAGCTGATGTCAGACGCGAGAATCTCCACCCGCCACGGCGGCGGCGCCAGCGGCCGCGGCTCGAGGGGCGCGGCGGCCGCGGCCACGGGCAGCGAATGGCGCACGTTGAAGAAGCCGAGCGTCTCGCAAATCAGCATGGCCAGCGTGTACGGCTCCTGGCCGGTGGAGCAGCCGGCGCTCCACACGCGCAACGACCAGTCCTGGCGCTTGCACTTGCGCTCCAGCGCCTGCTCGAGCGCCACCTTCTGAAAGAGGTCCAGCTGCGGCTTGTTGCGGAAAAAGCTGGTCTCGTTGACGGTGAGGTTCTCCAGCAGGATGGCCAATTCCTGCTTGCCGGCGTCGCTGGTCAGCAGGCGGTAGTAGCTGTAGAAGGAGTCGAGCGCGCAGGCGCGGAGCCGGCGCTGGAGCCGGTCGCGCAGGAAGTGCGAGCGGCGCTCGTCGAACACCATGCCGCACTCGCGATACACCAGCGCCTGCAGCAGCTTTTCTTCGGATTCGTTCAGGCGCACCGGCGAGGCGGACATGGCGTTTGTTCTCTCGGCATCAGGAGGCAGCCGATGCGCGCGGCGGCGCTTCGGCGCGGCGCAGAACGCGCGCCAGGTCAACCAGCAGAACGATGCGTCCGTTGAGCTTGCCCACGCCGATCACGTAGCCGGCGCCGCCTTCGCCTTCGCTCACCGCATGCGGCGGCGGCTCCACCTGCGAGGGCGCGAGCCTGAAGACCTCCGATGCCGAGTCGACGATGAGGCCCACCTTGCGCTGATCCACCTCGACCACCATGACGCGGCTGCGCCTGCCGCGCTCGAGGTTGCGTTCGCCGAAGCGCTTGCGCAGGTCGACAACGGAAATGATTTTTCCGCGCAGGTTCATCACGCCTTCCACGTGCGCGGGAGCTTCGGGAACGGGCGCGATGTCGGGGACACGCAGGATTTCGTGCACCTGCGCGATGGGCACGGCGAACGTTTCGCGGCCCACCTGGAAGCCGACCATCTGCATGTCCGCGCTCATGTCAGAAACCCTGCCGGGGAACGGCGGCGAGGCGCGCGGGCCCGCTCGATGCCGCCGCCGCAGTGCGCGCGCTGCGGCCCACCAGCGGCGATGCCTCGAGCGCGAAGCGGTCCATGGCGTCGAGCAGAGCGCGCGCCATCTTCGACATCTGCTCGGCCGACGCCGCCAGTTCGGCGGAGCCGGAGGTGGATTGCTGCATCAACTCGCGCATCTTTTCCATGGCGCGGACCACGGCCTGCGCGCCCGCTGCCTGCTCTTCCACCGCGGAGTTGATCTCGTGCGTAATTTCGTTCAGGCGAGTGGTCGTCTTGGCGATCTGCGCCGAGCCGTGCGACTGCTCGGTGGTGGCCGCGCCGATTTCCTGGGCGAACTTGTTCACCTCGCTCACGACGTGGGAGATCTTGGTGAGCGCGGTGCTGAGTTCGCCGCCGCGCGAAAGGCCTTCCTGCACCATGGCTGTGCTCTGTTCCATGTTGCTCACCGCCTGGCGCGCTTCGCGCTGAATGCTCTGCACCAGCTCGGAAATTTCCTTGGTTGAGTGCGCCGATTTTTCCGCCAGCTTGCGGACTTCGTCGGCCACGACGGCGAAGCCGAGGCCGTGTTCGCCGGCCCGCGCCGCTTCGATGGCGGCGTTGAGCGCCAGCAGGTTGGTCTGCTCGGCCAGGTCGTCGATGACTTCCACGATCTTGCCGATGTCGTCGGCGCGCTGATCGAGCGCGCTGATGATCGCCGCCGAGGACTGGATGGCGCCGTGAATGCGGTTCAGGCCGTCGGTGGCCTTCGCCATTGTGCCCATGCCTTCCTTGACCTCGGTGCGCGAACGGTTGGAGATTTCCAGCAGCACTCTGGCGGTCTCCGCCACGCGCTGAATCGAAGTGACCATCTGGTCGATGGAGGCGGAGGTCTCGCTGACGTTGGAGGCCTGCGCCTGCGTGGTGCGCACCATGTTCTGCACGTTCACGCTCATCTCGTGCATGGTGCTGGTGACCTCATCGATCGCCGATGATGCCTGGTTGCTGATCTTGGCCGATTCTTCCGACGCCTCGGCCACCTGGTTGGAGCCGCCGGCCACCTGCGCGGCGCTGTCGCGCACGCTGCGCACGAGCGAGCGCAGACCCTCGGTCATCTTCATGAAGGCGAGAGCGAGCGTGTCGCGGCGAGAGCGCGGTTCGACCTGAACGGTCAGGTCGCCGCCGGCGATGGCTTCCGAAACGGCGGCCATTTCCTTCAGGTACGTCACCATGTTGTTGAAGCTGCGCGCCAGTTCGCCGATTTCGCCCTGCGCTTCCACTTCCACCTTCTGGTCAAGGTCGCCGCTGGAGCCGATCTCGCGCGTGACCGTGATCACACGGCTGAGCGGCTCGGTGATGGAGCGCGACGTGGTATAGGCGATCACGCCCCCCAGCAGCAACGCGAACAGCATGCCCATGTAGGCAACGATGGAGGCGACGGAGGCCGCTGCTTCGTCGGACTTGCGCGACTCCTCCGCCATCTGCGTGATCGAGTGCCCGACTTCATCGAGCTGTCCGGTGGAGCGCGATACCCAGCTCGCCGGATTCAATTGCAGATAGTTGATCTGGAGTTCGGCGACGGTGAGCTTGCCGTCGTCCACCTGGCGGCGCTTTTCAATCAGGACGCTGGCGAAGTTCTTGAACCAGTCGTTCTCCATCTCGCCCACGCGCATCAGCGCGCGGCGCTGCGGTTCAGCCACTGAGGCGGCGTGCTGCAGAGCGTTTTCGAGCTGCTTCATGCCGCTCGTGAGGTTGTCGACCTCGCGCGTGTCGCCGCTCAGCAGGTAATTGCGCAGGTAGAGACGGTTCTGCATCATCTGGTAGCGGACCGAGGCGACCGCCTGCACCGCCTCGATGGCCGCGCCGGCTTCCGCCTTGGCGCGGTGCTCGCGCCGCAGCACGATGATGTTCAGCGCGAACAGAAACACCAGCATGAACAGGATCGCGCCAAACCCGAGGTAGACCTTTCTGGCAATCGTCACTTTGCCAACCCTCCACCATCCCGACGCGTTACAGCGCGCCCGTAAACCTGTACTATCCGGGACTGAAGTTGAAGACCACAGTCTGCACGGTTTCGCCGCCGGCGCTTTCAAAGCGCCACTTCTTGAGCGCGTCGAGTGCCGACTGCACCAGCACCGGATGTCCGCCCACGACCTTGGTGCTTCGCACCACCCCGGACGGCGCAATTACTACCACCACGCGCACCGTCCCAGCCAGACGCAATTGGCGGGCGATGTCGGGATAGCCGGGCTGCACCTGCACCCTGACACGCCGCGCGCCGGACCCTTCCTGCGCGGATGCGCTCCCAGCCGCCAGACCAGCAGCCAGCAAAGCCAGCGCCAGGACGCGGTGAAGTCGTCGAAAATTGCGGTGACGAAGCATGCGCTAATCAAAAGACGCAATGGGCCGGGGGTGACAATTGCAAACAAACTGCCAGCTTCCGGATCGGGACAAGCCTGATAAATGGTTTGTAAGTATTTGATGTGTAATATGTTATTCATGAACCACGTTTCCTCTCGGAAGCTGTTCGTTGCTGGATGACTGGATTCGTCTCACAATGAGACGAATTCCCCGCTTTGCAAAGTAGGAGCGGAGTTAAGGTAAATTGCTTGACTCAAAATGAGATTGCGCAGTAGTGTCCGTGTACTCACTCTCCCCTGAGGATCTCCAGCTCCTGTTTCGCTGAAGGCGAGGCATGGCCTCAACCGGCACTGAAAAAAGACTGGCTGCGCTCGCGGCCGGTGCTGCGCGTCCTGAAGACGCGTTTCAGCAGCTGTTGCTGCGGCTTTCGGCCGTGGCGGCCGAAGGCGGCGATTTCACTTCGCTCGTGCAGTTGCTGTGCGCTTACACCCGCCAGTTCTTTCAGGTGCACGGCGCCTACTACTGGAAGCTTCAGCCCGATGGATCGCTGCAAGGCGTGGCCGCCGAGGGACACATGGCGGCGCGGTTCGTGGGCAGCCACCTGCGCCTGAGCGATGCGTCGGTGGTGACGCGCGCCGTCCAGGAGCGGAAAGCGGTTTACGTCAACGATCCCGACGCCGCGCTTTATCCGATGGCGGCCGAGTACAACTCGCGCGCCGTCATGGCGGCCCCGCTGATCGTGAGCGGTGAAGCGATCGGCGCCTTTGTCCTGATTCACACTGCCGACCCCACCTTCTTTAATGAAGACCTGGCCGCCAAGGCGACGATCCTCGGCGCGGTCATGGCCACGCTGGTGGAAGCCTCGCGCATGGCGCAGGCCAGCCAGGAAGAGCGCCGGCGGTCGCAGGTGCTGGTGCGCTGCACGCGCGCGCTGCACTCCAGCCTCGACCGCCAGCAGGTGTTGCACGCCCTGGCCGAAGGAAGCCTGGAGCTGTTCCAGGGAAGGCTTGCCACCGCCGCCGTCGTGCAGGAAGGACGCGTGGCGAGCCTCGAGGTGGCCGGCGGACCGGCGGAGCTGGTGCAAGCCGTTCGCGGTGACATACCCGCTTGGTTGCGCGACGGCCTCATTGCCGTCGCCGAATCCGAAGGTCCGCAGTGGAGCGCCTTGCGCGGCCCATATCAACACCTGGCGCAGTTCACAGGCTCCTCGGAGGCGATCTCGGCGCCGCTGGCGAGCGGCGAGATTCGCGGGGCGGTGATCGTCTGCGCGGGCGAGAAGACGTTCGGCATTCCCGAGACCGCGCTGCTCGGCGTGCTCGGCGACTTCGGCGCCATGGCGCTGGCCAATTCGGAGCTCTATGCGCGCGCCAGCGCGCAGTCGCGCGAGCTGCAGCAGTTGCTCCAGATATCAGCGGAGTTGAGCGGAACCAGCGAGCTCGAGCGGTTCCTGCAGCAGTTCGTGGTGCGCGGCGCCGAGTTCCTGAACTTCAAGCGGTCGTTCATCGCTCTTTGCGAAGGCGACGGTTGTTACGTCCGCTGGGCGGCAGCCGATGGCGAAGCGCGGCGCCAGGAGCGCAAGCTCACCGGACGCATCACCGACCGCGTTCTGCTGCAGAAAAAGCCTTACTGGACAGACAATCCTGCCGCCGAGCCCGACATGGACATCGCGGCGGTGCACGAGCTCGATGTCAGGCAGTACCTGGCGGTTCCGCTGCTGGGGTCGAACGGGGAGGCGCTGGGACTTTTCGGCGTGCTCGACAAGCGCGTGGGCAGCCCGATCAGCGCCGAAGACGTGCGTCGCGCGCAGGCGCTGGCGGCGGAAGTCGCGGTGGTGCTGGAGAGCACGCGCAACCTGCACCTTTCCGAAGAGCATCGCCGGCGCGCGGAAAACCTGATGAGCCTGGCGCTGGAGCTGAATTCATCGCTTCGCCTGCCCGACTTCGTTCGCAGCTTCACGCTGCGCGCGGCTGACATGCTCGGCGCCCGCGCCGCCGCCCTGGCGCTGGCCCAGCGCGCCGCGCTGGAAACCGTCTTTTTCCACGACGAGGCGCATCCCGCCGACAAACAGGTCACGCGCCGCCTGAACCTGGCGCTGAGCGAGCTGGCCGCCAATCGCAGCGAAGAATTGATCCACGGAATGGCCGATGAAATCTTCGGACCCGGATTGGCGGAGGCGCTCGGCTGGATGGACGTGACGCTCGCCCGCCTGACGGGAGCCGACCACGAGCTGATCGGCATGCTCTGCCTGGTGGACCGCGGCAAGTCGCCCACCGCCACGGACCGAAATCTCCTGCAGGCGCTCGGCGGGCACGCGTCGGTGGCGATGGA
This portion of the Terriglobales bacterium genome encodes:
- a CDS encoding chemotaxis protein CheW; amino-acid sequence: MSADMQMVGFQVGRETFAVPIAQVHEILRVPDIAPVPEAPAHVEGVMNLRGKIISVVDLRKRFGERNLERGRRSRVMVVEVDQRKVGLIVDSASEVFRLAPSQVEPPPHAVSEGEGGAGYVIGVGKLNGRIVLLVDLARVLRRAEAPPRASAAS
- a CDS encoding chemotaxis protein CheX, with the translated sequence MRMELIQPFINAADAVLAQTMQAPPQVGDVSMDEETYRRKGLAAIVEITGEIEGRVIVDMEPPVASRVLQQLGSDAEPTDEMLPEAVCELANLVIGNAVTALNDQGFRFKVHPPARHAQEAGLAGSEDTEALVMCFTTDHGAVYVNVAMRYHRRRKSERSSE
- a CDS encoding TonB-dependent receptor; translated protein: MKGKPYAISIVLITMLLCVAAWSQQIAGTLRGTVLDQTGAVVPSADVTATNQQTGVATTTKTTSAGIFVFSNVLPGMYTVTVSAPNFAKFERKDVQVLPNQPTTADARMQLASATTTVEVTAGAPVVQTNTYQLSNDFSSKAVADLPSPGLGGGPLNLALLAPNTTSQGAGVLGEGGSIGGARPRLNSFNIDGVDDNRIDVTGHTTDVIPEAVNDFQLVTNAFTAEQSHSAGGQFNVITKSGTNNWHGAAFGFNNNRNFNAMDNLEKGVGLTEPRRVDRNRAGGLIGGPIVKNKIFIFGAYQFTGIGLSSAAVAQLSPTPAGLAALTSMAASPQVRDILAQFPTAPVANGSEVVNGVAIPIGPIQPAAPNFSNDHTFNINGDVNLGKHAIRARFLWDRARTPNVNPDTPQAQFTGDIAADTRKAILTDAFSITPHVVNDIRFSYSRFVQAFTVPTPFANFPNAEIDTLGLNIGPEGNSPQSYTQNNYQALNITTIVKGNHTFKFGPEYRRYIAPSDFLPRSRGEWDYANLSELVNDVVPTGFNGALRGAGTGLFDGNQYALYGFLQDDWKVTPRLTLNLGARYEWYSNPNGVKTQTLNSISSLPGVPFLPSLQNLPTQMIFREPHTDTNNVMPRVGFAWDLFGDGRTSLRGGFGLSYDVTPQNFPLLSLPPQLQTQQDPDVTCGLPGAPPWCANFLAGGPGTGFLGGGGLLQVNVPPATAADARLATQGLILDTVEPKVATWTLSLQRELVKDTLLELRYLGTRSLELPVQARLNTLTAFDAGIAPLPTFFSASQVPAVITGGSRLSDFEAFSPTQLPEFNSTATSFPALGNSIYHSGAIDVQHRFSKGFFLRGDYTYAHNIDDATNELFSSRVNPRRPLDWRNLALDRGNSTLDVRHKFALSWVWDLPRAPIGNGFFNHVVNGWEWTGNYLVQSGQPISILTDTDANGNGDAAGDRAIFNPNGVGNTGTTTSSVVCVGAGGVTSVVPMANCASAAVAGYVADNPNARFAEAQLGAQTNVGRNTFRSPGFNIWNMGTVKAFRITENSNIQFRVSVQNIFNHRNFALAQPTVFQTGVLIGTVNNALSTTYSNVTSPLFLNQKQFTGGNRVMELGLKFEF
- a CDS encoding chemotaxis protein CheA produces the protein MKRDEQRMAELRQVFFESAQEILHSLSEDALALEAKGAHPELIRSIRRAVHTLKGDSAVCGFREVTELAHELEDALDPEALPAKSEVIELVLASTDAFECMLAAYRSGAQPAPATALRGRVAQLRSSAAKPQRRTESEPAPAAAGAPQWTEYERLTFGNAQSAGKRVVALTLHLDPQCALPAAAFELGRRALQSLGLVLAVRPHEGDDIAGINALHAVVATDRDAHAIARQCRVPALISQVDVEPWQAADHAAAASVAAAKAEPEAAEPAPASLSPLLRVEAERIDSVMNLLGELIIARSVLQQAVHEAGEHIDRRHPLRGRLADAMAFHSRVLNQLQKSVMKIRMVELRQLFRRVPRIVRDTARFCGKDVALEMGGERTELDKTILDALPEPVMHVVRNAVDHGIETPQERAAAGKPPQGKVRMNAFHQAGFVVIEISDDGRGLDPARLRARAVEKKLLSAAAAGRLSDSEALDLIFQPGFSTASQISEVSGRGVGMDVVRSVVHSLKGTVSLESEPGRGTTVRVRVPLTLAIIKALLFRSGERLYAVPLSSVVEITRAGEADIHRVEQHEVLHLREQVITLIRMDRLAASANVARRRFFVVVVALGDRKIGLVVDGMHGEEELVVKSFDDKLVATDLVSGASVLGDGRVVLILNLAAVAQRLAHFSVAAEQGEARKSASSGDLGVRP
- a CDS encoding protein-glutamate O-methyltransferase CheR — encoded protein: MSASPVRLNESEEKLLQALVYRECGMVFDERRSHFLRDRLQRRLRACALDSFYSYYRLLTSDAGKQELAILLENLTVNETSFFRNKPQLDLFQKVALEQALERKCKRQDWSLRVWSAGCSTGQEPYTLAMLICETLGFFNVRHSLPVAAAAAPLEPRPLAPPPWRVEILASDISYSVLRAAAEGLYTQSQMEAVDYSYRLRFFDRVGEKSAVKDALKKIVHFDFHNLKAGFLPQRHDFIFCRNVMIYFDAAEQKRLTEKFHRCLAPGGYLFIGHAETLLPLTEKFRIVHQCGGTAYQRMEPPE
- a CDS encoding response regulator, whose translation is MEYAPLQSNDGHPVRCLVVDDSIFARKNLAKMLNSFGVEVVGEAGDGAAALAEYRRCTPDVVLMDITMPKVEGLEALQRIIDFDPRARVVMVSSVGYQENIVTALQKGARHFVQKPVNPSILYEVLKYVINDTAAQTAAVSVRS
- a CDS encoding chemotaxis response regulator protein-glutamate methylesterase; the encoded protein is MTGGIRTTSRPVRVLVVDDSALMRKFIPELLAGDPAIEVAGTAMDGAFALRKIEELKPDVVTLDLEMPRMSGIETLREIMRRRRLPVIVVSAHSTEGATATLNALALGAVDFIAKPENVTAGMGEIAADLVRKIKAAAQIESPPALRLPDAVRAASPRRPRPDASRRPDRVVAIAASTGGPNALQFVLAQLPADLPAALLVVQHMPEGFTEMFARRLNETCALEVKEAQSGDLLLAGRVLVCPGNRHLRVRRMSLGDVVALGDDLKIGGHRPSANALFQSVAETFGPRAMAVLLTGMGEDGAEGMGAVKTAGGLTIAQDEKSCVVYGMPKAAIERGFAARVVPLEAMANAIIAQCLPVARAANE